One Hippoglossus hippoglossus isolate fHipHip1 chromosome 5, fHipHip1.pri, whole genome shotgun sequence genomic window carries:
- the LOC117761450 gene encoding tripartite motif-containing protein 16-like, with translation MAQQENQLDRERFCCSICRDLLRDPGTTVCGHSYCMSCINTHWDKEEERGSYSCPQCRQTFTPRPVLGKNTMLADTLEELKKTGLQVAPADHCYAGSEDVACDFCTGRKLKALKSCLVCLVSYCEKHLQPHFQSPPFKKHKLVEPSEKLQENICSHHDEVMKMFCRTDQQCICYLCSVDEHKDHDTVSAAAERTERQRELGLRRQTIQQRVQDTEKDVKLLQQEVEAVNGSADKAVKDSEKIFTELIRLLEKRSSDVKQQIRSQQQTEVSRVRELQERLEQEITELKRKDHELKQLSDTEDHTQFLHNYPSLSPLSESTHSSSIRIRPLRYFEDVTAAVSQVRGRLQDILSETETKILQIVSQVDVLLPQPEPETRADFLKYSQEITLDPNTAKKHLLLSEGNRKVTFIREEQSYSDHPDRFTGWYQVLSRESLTGRGYWEVELGVGVRGGGGVAVTYKNISRAGKSHECSFGFNDKSWLLRCLGNSYNFFYNSINTPVSGPRSSRVGVYLDHRAGVLSFYRVSDTMTLLHRVQTTFTQPLYAGVRVYFGDTVEFRKLK, from the coding sequence atggcgcagcaagaaaatcaactagacagagaaagattctgctgttcgatctgtcgGGATCTACTGAGGGATCCGGGGACTActgtctgtggacacagctactgtatgagctgtattaacacccactgggacaaagaggaggagagaggaagctacagctgccctcagtgtagacagaccttcacaccgaggcctgtcctggggaaaaacaccatgttagctgatacactggaggagctgaagaagactggactccaagttgctcctgctgatcactgctatgctggatctgaagatgtggcctgtgatttctgcactgggagaaaactgaaagctctcaagtcctgtttggtttgtttggtctcttattgtgaaaaacacctccagcctcatttTCAGTCACCTCCATTTAAGAAGCACAAGttggtggagccctcggagaagctccaggagaacatctgctctcatcacgatgaggtgatgaagatgttctgccgcactgatcagcagtgtatctgttatctctgctctgtggatgaacataaagaccacgacacagtgtcagctgcagcagaaaggactgagaggcagagagagctcgggctgaggagacaaacaatccagcagagagtccaggacacagagaaagatgtgaagctgcttcaacaggaggtggaggccgtcaatggctctgctgataaagcagtgaaggacagtgagaagatcttcactgagctgatccgtctgctggagaaaagaagctctgatgtgaagcagcagatcagatcccagcagcaaactgaagtgagtcgagtcagagagcttcaggagagactggagcaggagatcactgagctgaagaggaaagaccatgaactgaagcagctctcagacacagaggatcacacccagtttctacacaactacccctcactgtcaccactcagtgaatctacacactcatccagcatcaggatccgtcctctgaggtactttgaggacgtgacagcagctgtgtcacaggtcagaggtcgactacaggacattctgagtgagacagagacaaagattttacagattgtgtctcaagtggatgttttactgccacaaccagagccagagaccagagctgacttcttaaaatattcacaggaaatcacactggatccaaacacagcaaaaaaacatctgttattatctgagggaaacagaaaagtaacatttaTAAGAGAAGAACAGTCTTATTctgatcacccagacagattcactggttggtatcaggtcctgagtagagagagtctgactggacgtggttactgggaggtggagttgggggtgggggtgagaggaggaggtggtgtagcagtcacatacaagaatatcagcagagcaggaaagtCACATGAATGTAgctttggattcaatgataaatcttggttGTTACGTTGTCTTGGAAACAGTTATAACTTTTTttacaacagcatcaacactccagtgtcaggtcctcggtcctccagagtaggagtgtacctggatcaccgtgcaggtgttctgtccttctacagagtctctgacaccatgactctcctccacagagtccagaccacattcactcagcctctctatgctggagttaggGTTTATTTTGGAGACACAGTTGAGTTCcgtaaactcaaatag
- the LOC117761451 gene encoding tripartite motif-containing protein 16-like: MAQQENQLDRERFCCSICRDLLRDPGTTVCGHSYCLSCINTHWDKEEERGSYSCPQCRQTFTPRPVLGKNTMLADSLEELKKTGLQVAPADHCYAGSEDVACDFCTGRKLKALKSCLVCLVSYCEKHLQPHFQSPPFKKHKLVEPSEKLQENICSHHDEVMKMFCRTDQQCICYLCSVDEHKDHDTVSAAAERTERQRELGLRRQTIQQRVQDTEKDVKLLQQEEEAVNGSADKAVKDSEKIFTELIRLLEKRSSDVKQQIRSQQQTEVSRVRELQERLEQEITELKRKDHELKQLADTEDHTQFLHNYPSLSPLSESTHSSSIRIRPLRYFEDVTAAVSQVRGRLQDILSETEILQIVSQVDVLLPQPEPETRADFLKYSQEITLDPNTANRRLLLSEGNRKVTFMRVEQSYSDHPDRFTGWYQVLSRESLTGRCYWEVEVKVGVRGGGGVAVTYKNISRAGNSGECRFGFNDKSWLLYCDVNSYKLYYNRINTPVSGPQSSRVGVYLDHSAGVLSFYSVSDTMTLLHRVQTTFTQPLYAGVRVSHGDTVEFCKLK, from the coding sequence atggcgcagcaagaaaatcaactagacagagaaagattctgctgttcgatctgtcgGGATCTACTGAGGGATCCGGGGACTActgtctgtggacacagctactgtctgagctgtattaacacccactgggacaaagaggaggagagaggaagctacagctgccctcagtgtagacagaccttcacaccgaggcctgtcctggggaaaaacaccatgttagctgattcactggaggagctgaagaagactggactccaagttgctcctgctgatcactgctatgctggatctgaagatgtggcctgtgatttctgcactgggagaaaactgaaagctctcaagtcctgtttggtttgtttggtctcttattgtgaaaaacacctccagcctcatttTCAGTCACCTCCATTTAAGAAGCACAAGttggtggagccctcggagaagctccaggagaacatctgctctcatcacgatgaggtgatgaagatgttctgccgcactgatcagcagtgtatctgttatctctgctctgtggatgaacataaagaccacgacacagtgtcagctgcagcagaaaggactgagaggcagagagagctcgggctgaggagacaaacaatccagcagagagtccaggacacagagaaagatgtgaagctgcttcaacaggaggaggaggccgtcaatggctctgctgataaagcagtgaaggacagtgagaagatcttcactgagctgatccgtctgctggagaaaagaagctctgatgtgaagcagcagatcagatcccagcagcaaactgaagtgagtcgagtcagagagcttcaggagagactggagcaggagatcactgagctgaagaggaaagaccatgaactgaagcagctcgcagacacagaggatcacacccagtttctacacaactacccctcactgtcaccactcagtgaatctacacactcatccagcatcaggatccgtcctctgaggtactttgaggacgtgacagcagctgtgtcacaggtcagaggtcgactacaggacattctgagtgagacagagattttacagattgtgtctcaagtggatgttttactgccacaaccagagccagagaccagagctgacttcttaaaatattcacaggaaatcacactggatccaaacacagcaaacagacgTCTGctattatctgagggaaacagaaaagtaacatttaTGAGAGTAGAACAGTCTTATTctgatcacccagacagattcactggttggtatcaggtcctgagtagagagagtctgactggacgttgttactgggaggtggaggtgaaggtgggggtgagaggaggaggtggtgtagcagtcacatacaagaatatcagcagagcaggaaactcaGGTGAATGTAGATTTGGattcaatgataaatcttggttGTTATATTGTGATGTAAACagttataaactttattacaacAGGATCaacactccagtgtcaggtcctcagtcctccagagtaggagtgtacctggatcacagtgcaggtgttctgtccttctacagcgtctctgacaccatgactctcctccacagagtccagaccacattcactcagcctctctatgctggagttaggGTTTCTCATGGAGACACAGttgagttctgtaaactcaaatag
- the LOC117761452 gene encoding tripartite motif-containing protein 16-like, with amino-acid sequence MAQQENQLDRERFCCSICLDPLRDPGTTGCGHSYCLSCINTHWDKEEERGSYSCPQCRQTFTPRPVLEKNTMLADSLEELKKTGLQAAPADHCYAGSEDVACDFCTGRKLKALKSCLVCLVSYCEKHLQPHFQSPPFKKHKLVEPSEKLQENICSHHDEVMKMFCRTDQQCICYLCSVDEHKDHDTVSAAAERTERQRELGLRRQTIQQRVQDTEKDVKLLQKEEEAVNGSADKAVKDSEKIFTELIRLLEKRSSDVKQQIRSQQQTEVSRVRELQERLEQEITELKRKDHELKQLADTEDHTQFLHNYPSLSPLSESTHSSSIRIHPLRYFEDVTAAVSQVRGRLQDILSETEILQIVSQVDVLLPQPEPETRADFLKYSQEITLDPNTANRRLLLSEGNRKVTFMRVEQSYSDHPDRFTGWYQVLSRESLTGCCYWEVEVKVGVRGGGGVAVTYKNISRAGNSGECRFGFNDKSWLLYCDVNSYKLYYNRINTPVSGPRSSRVGVYLDHSAGVLSFYSVSDTMTLLHRVQTTFTQPLYAGVRVSHGDTVEFCKLK; translated from the coding sequence atggcgcagcaagaaaatcaactagacagagaaagattctgctgttcgatctgtctggatccacTGAGGGATCCGGGgactactggctgtggacacagctactgtctgagctgtattaacacccactgggacaaagaggaggagagaggaagctacagctgccctcagtgtagacagaccttcacaccgaggcctgtcctggagaaaaacaccatgttagctgattcactggaggagctgaagaagactggactccaagctgctcctgctgatcactgctatgctggatctgaagatgtggcctgtgatttctgcactgggagaaaactgaaagctctcaagtcctgtttggtttgtttggtctcttattgtgaaaaacacctccagcctcatttTCAGTCACCTCCATTTAAGAAGCACAAGttggtggagccctcggagaagctccaggagaacatctgctctcatcacgatgaggtgatgaagatgttctgccgcactgatcagcagtgtatctgttatctctgctctgtggatgaacataaagaccacgacacagtgtcagctgcagcagaaaggactgagaggcagagagagctcgggctgaggagacaaacaatccagcagagagtccaggacacagagaaagatgtgaagctgcttcaaaaggaggaggaggccgtcaatggctctgctgataaagcagtgaaggacagtgagaagatcttcactgagctgatccgtctgctggagaaaagaagctctgatgtgaagcagcagatcagatcccagcagcaaactgaagtgagtcgagtcagagagcttcaggagagactggagcaggagatcactgagctgaagaggaaagaccatgaactgaagcagctcgcagacacagaggatcacacccagtttctacacaactacccctcactgtcaccactcagtgaatctacacactcatccagcatcaggatccatcctctgaggtactttgaggacgtgacagcggctgtgtcacaggtcagaggtcgactacaggacattctgagtgagacagagattttacagattgtgtctcaagtggatgttttactgccacaaccagagccagagaccagagctgacttcttaaaatattcacaggaaatcacactggatccaaacacagcaaacagacgTCTGctattatctgagggaaacagaaaagtaacatttaTGAGAGTAGAACAGTCTTATTctgatcacccagacagattcactggttggtatcaggtcctgagtagagagagtctgactggatgttgttactgggaggtggaggtgaaggtgggggtgagaggaggaggtggtgtagcagtcacatacaagaatatcagcagagcaggaaactcaGGTGAATGTAGATTTGGattcaatgataaatcttggttGTTATATTGTGATGTAAACagttataaactttattacaacAGGATCaacactccagtgtcaggtcctcggtcctccagagtaggagtgtacctggatcacagtgcaggtgttctgtccttctacagcgtctctgacaccatgactctcctccacagagtccagaccacattcactcagcctctctatgctggagttaggGTTTCTCATGGAGACACAGttgagttctgtaaactcaaatag